CCGTTGAACGTGAGGCAGAGCAGGTCGGGAGCGAGTGTCGCGGTCGGGATGTGGACCGCGTCGTCGAACAGGATCCGGTCGTAGATCTCGTCGGACAGGAGGAGCAGCTGGTGCTCCCGCGCGATCTGCACGAGACCTTCCAGGATTTCACGCGAATAGACGACACCCGTCGGGTTGTTCGGGTTGATGATGACCAGAGCCTTGGTGCGAGGCGTGATCTTCGAGCGGATGTCCTCGAGATCCGGCTGCCACTCGTCGTCCTCGTCGCAGAGGTAATGCACGGGCGTGCCTCCCGCGAGACTGGTCATCGCGGTCCACAGCGGATAGTCGGGGGCGGGGATCAGAACCTCGTCGCCCTCGTCGAGCAGAGCCTGCATCGTCATCGTGATGAGTTCGGACACGCCGTTGCCGAGGTAGACGTCATCGGGGTCGAACCGGGGGAACCCCTCGATCTGCTCGTACCGGCTCACGACCGCGCGGCGGGCGGAGATGATGCCCTTGCTGTCGCTGTAGCCGTGCGCCGTGGGCATCGCGGCGAGCATGTCGTGCACGATCTGGTGCGGTGCATCGAAGCCGAAGATGGCCGGATTGCCGGTGTTCAGCTTGAGGATCTTGTGACCCTCCGCTTCCAAGCGCGCCGCCTCGACGAGGGCGTTTCCGCGAATCTCGTACAGGACGTTCTTGAGCTTCGACGACTGGTCGAAGTTGCGCGTTGGGGTCATCGACCAAGCCTACAGCGACGAAAGGAGGGCCAATCCACCCGGACTGGCCCTCCTCCTCACCGAACGCTACTTCTTCTTCTTGCTCTGCGCACGACGCTGTTCACGGTTGCCGGCGGCCGGTGCGTCGCCGTCCGTGCGCTGCCCGAACGCACCGCGGGGTGCCTCCTCGGGCTCGGTCTGCGGAGCCTGCGCGCGCACGGCGGCCTGACGGACGCGATCCGTCGCCGCCTGCTGAACCTGGCCGCGGTCGTTGCGCACCTCGACCTCGCCCGCATCGTTCGCGGCGGAGTACTCGAGACGCTGCTCGCCTCCGCCCGCGGCGAGGCCCTTGGCTTCGACCTCGGTGGTGTCCGAGTCGGCGGCACGGCGCACCTCGACCTCGAGGTTGTAGAGGTAGCCGACCGACTCCTCCTTGATCTGCCCCATCATCGACTGGAACATCGCGTAGCCCTCACGCTGATACTCGATCAGCGGGTCGCGCTGCGCCATGGCTCGCAGGCCGATGCCGTCCTTGAGGTAGTCCATCTCGTAGAGGTGATCCCGCCAGCGGCGATCGAGCACCTGCAGCACGACGCGTCGCTCGAGTTCGCGGGTCGCGGCCTCGCCCAGCGACTCCTCGCGGGCTTCGTAGGCGATCTTCGCGTCGGAGAGCAACTCGCGTGTGAGGCCTTCCGCGGTGATGCCGCCCTTGCGCCCTGCAGCCTCCGAGACGACCTCGTCGATGGTGACCCCGACCGGATAGAGCGTCTTGAGCTCCGTCCACAGAGCATCGAAGTCCCAGCTCTCGTTGTGGCCCTCGCCGGTGTGGTCGCGGACGACTCCGGCGATCGCGTCCTCGATGAAGTGCTGCACCCTGTCGGCGATGTCGTCGCCCTGCAGGATGTGACGGCGGTCGGCGTAGATCGCCTCGCGCTGACGGTTCAGGACGTCGTCGTACTTGAGCACGTTCTTGCGCATCTCGGCGTTGCGCGACTCGACCTGCGACTGCGCGCTGCGGATGGCGCGGGAGACGAGGCCGGACTCGATCGGCACGTCGTCCGGGAAGTTGGTGCGCGCCAGGATGGCCTCGGCGGCACCGGACTGGAACAGTCGCATCAGGTCATCGGTGAGGCTCAGGTAGAAGCGACTCTCACCGGGGTCGCCCTGACGACCCGAGCGACCGCGGAGCTGGTTGTCGATACGGCGCGACTCGTGACGCTCGGTGCCGAGCACGTAGAGCCCGCCGGCCTCGATGACCTTCTCGGCCTCCTCGGCCACGACGCTCTTCATCGCCTCGTAGGTCTCGTCCCAGGCGGTCTCGTACTCCTCGGGGGTCTCGACCGGATCGAGGCCCTTGGCCTTGAGATCCTGCACCGCGAGGAACTCGGCGTTCCCGCCGAGCATGATGTCGGTGCCTCGACCTGCCATGTTCGTGGCGACGGTGACCGCTCCCAGGCGACCCGCGCGGGCGACGATCTCGGCCTCACGCGCGTGGTTCTTCGCGTTGAGGACCTCGTGCTTGATGCCCTTCTTCGCGAGCAGGCGGGACAGGTACTCGCTCTTCTCGACGCTGACGGTTCCGACCAGCACCGGCTGACCTTCGGCATGACGCTCGGCGATGTCCTCGACGACCTGCGCGAACTTGGCGGTCTCGTTCTTGTAGACGAGGTCCGACTGGTCCTTGCGGATCATGGGACGGTTCGTCGGGATCGGGATCACGCCGAGCTTGTACGTCGACATGAACTCAGCCGCTTCGGTCTCGGCGGTACCGGTCATGCCGGCGAGCTTGTCGTAGAGGCGGAAGTAGTTCTGCAGCGTGACGGTCGCGAGCGTCTGGTTCTCAGCCTTGACCGGCACGCCCTCCTTGGCCTCGATCGCCTGGTGGATGCCCTCGTTGTAGCGGCGTCCGACCAGGATGCGGCCGGTGTGCTCATCGACGATCATGACCTCGTCGTTCATGACGACGTAGTCGGTGTCCTTCTTGAACAGCGCCAGTGCCTTGATCGAGTTGTTCAGGAACGAGATGAGCGGAGTGTTCGCGGACTCGTACAGGTTGTCGATGCCGAGGTAGTCCTCGACCTTCTCGATCCCGGGCTCGAGCACGCCGACGGTGCGCTTCTTCTCGTCGACTTCGTAGTCCTCGCCCACCTCGAGGGTGCGGGCGATCTTCGCGAACTCGGCGAACCAGCGGTTGGCCTCGCCGGAGGATGGTCCGGAGATGATGAGCGGCGTACGGGCCTCGTCGATGAGGATCGAGTCGACCTCGTCGACGATCGCGAAGAAGTGCTCGCGCTGGACGAGGTCTTCCTTCCGCCACGCCATGTTGTCGCGCAGGTAGTCGAACCCGAATTCGTTGTTCGTGCCGTAGGTGATGTCTGCGGCGTACTGCTCACGGCGGATCGCCGGCGTCTGACCGGAGACGATGATGCCGGTGGTCATGCCCAGGGCACGGAACACGCGCCCCATGAGTTCCGCCTGATAGCTCGCGAGGAAGTCGTTGACGGTGATGACGTGGACGCCCTTGCCGGCGATCGCGTTCAGGTACGCGGGGAGGGTGGCGACGAGGGTCTTGCCCTCACCGGTCTTCATCTCCGCGATGTTCCCGAGGTGCAGCGCCGCGCCACCCATGATCTGCACGTCGTAGGCGCGCATACCGAGCGTGCGCTTGGCGGCTTCGCGCACCGCGGCGAACGCCTCGGGCATCAACTGGTCGAGCGTCTCACCCTTCTCGTACCGCGCCCGCAGCTCCGTCGTCTCGTTGCGCAGTTCGTCGTCGGTGAGCTTGGAGATGTCCTCTTCCAGCGCTCCCACTGCCTTGACGACCTGATTCAGGCGGCGGATGACCCGCCCCTCGCCCGCACGCAGCAGCTTCTCAAGAGGATTGGCCACGGATGTCATCTCCCTGTCAGTGGGTAAATCGCCGGCCATCGGTGGACCCGACGCCAGGCATACTTCGCCATGTTACCGGGCCGTGACCTCCACGTCGCCTGCACGTCGCCTGCAGGACGACCCGCGCGTCACGACGAGAGCATGCCCGGTAACCATATACTCGGTATCGCATTCGGCCCGATCACACGAGGAGACGACGATGTCCGTACGCCAGAGCATGCTCGCCATCCTCGCCCAGGGACCCTGCTACGGATACCAGCTCCGGCACGAGTTCGACCGACGCACCGGTTCGGTCTGGCCGTTGAACGTCGGCCAGATCTACAACACCCTCGAACGACTCGAACAGGACGGCCTCGTGCAGCGCGGCCACACCGATGAGCAGGGGCATGTGTACTGGCGGATCACCCGCGCCGGAGAGGCGGAGGTCGCACGGTGGCTCGCCTCCCCCCTCGCGCGTGCCAAGGGAGCCCGCGATGAGCTGGCGATCAAGCTCGCCGTCGCCGCGACCCTCCCCGGTGTCGACGCCGCGGCCACGATCCACGCCCAGCGCGCGGCATCCCTGGAGCATCTCGAGACGTTGCGGCAGGTCAGACGGACGAAGCGCGGTGAGGACGGACCCCAGGGACTCGCCTGGTCACTAGTGGTCGACTCGATGATCTTCTCCGCCGAAGCCGAGGTGCGCTGGCTCGACCACGCCGCCGAGCGCCTCACCGGACACCCGCAGCACGCGATGGCGCTCGAACTCACGGAGGAGCGACCCAAACGCGGACGCCCTGCGAAATCCGGCGCCGCGATCACCGATGCCGAGATCACCGGTGCCGAGATCACCGAAACCGCGCCTGCAGCCTGAGCGAACATCGTCGCGACGACCACAGGGCCGCTCGACCGAACTTCCCCGTTCGCCCGGAGCGGATGCTCAGCCGGCTCATGCGCCGGGGAAACTAGGATCGACCCATGGCTGGTTTTTGGGGCAAGCGCAAACGCGAACAGGAAGAGCTCGCCGCTCGGGACGCCGATCTGGCTCGGCGTGCGGAGCAGGCCCTCGTCGGAGCGGACGAGCGGATCCGCACCACAGCCGACGAGCTCTCCTTCGCCGAGGCCGAACTCGGCGAAGGCCTGACCGCCGACCTGCGGACGGCACTCGCCGCGGTGCGCACCCATCTGCGCGAGGCGTTCCAGCTCCACCAGCTGAATCACGATGAGATCCCCGACACGGACGAAGAGCTCCGCACCCGCAATGCACGCATCCTGCAGCTGTGCGACTGGGCGCAGGACCTCCTCGACGAGAAGACCTCCGAGCTCGCGGAGTCCGTCTCCACGGTTCGACGCGCGCCCGAGATCATCGCACGGGTGAGAGCGGAGGCTGAGGCGCTCAGCGCCCGCATCCCGCAGACCAACGAGGCTGTCGCACGTCTCTCCGCACGCTACGCCGATTCCGCGATGCACCAGATCACGGCCAGCGCCGCCGAAGCGGAGCAGCTCATCAGCTTCGCGACCCACAGCGCCGACGTGTCGGAGCGCCGTCGCACGGCGAAGCAGAACGAAGAGGCGAACGTCGCGCTCGAGACCGCGACCGAAGCGACCCGGCGAGCATCCGCGCTCCTCGACGCGGTCGAGGACTTCGAGATCGAAGCATTGCGCGCCGAATCCACGCTCGCCGAAGTCGTGGCAGACTCCCGCAACGACCTCATCGCCGCACGCAACGCTCCCGCGGTACCGGCGGTGGCCTCAGCCGTCGCAGACCTCCAGGCCGCGCTCTCGGCGCTGACGCCGTCGGGACAACCCAACGATCCGTTCGCGGAGCTCTCCCGCTTGCGTGACGCCAACTCCGCGCTGGACGACGCCATCGCGAAGGCACGCCACCGCGCCGAGAACCCGCTCCCGAGCATCGCCCAGGTGCAGCACGCGATCGACGACGCCGACCGACAGCTGGGCGTGGCACGCGGCTTGATCGCCGGTCATCGCGGCTGGATCGGCGCGGACGCCCGCACACGCCTCGCCGAGGCGGAGCGACTTCGTGTCGACCTCTCCGACCTCCTCCCGGCCGAAGAGACCCGCGAAGCCGCCCTCGTGCAGGCACGACGGGTCGCACACCTCGCCTCCGAGGCTCTGCAGCTCGCCCAGCGCGACATCGATTCGTCCCGCCCGCAGGACGAGGGCTGGGGCGGCGGCGGATGGGGAGGCGGCGGCGGACGACGCGGTGGCGGCGGTGACCTCGCATCCGGCATCCTCGGTGGACTCGTGATCGGCAGCCTGCTCGACGGAATCTTCGACTGACCCGAGCCCTCACGCCTCCCGGACGTCGAAACGGCCCGGTCCCTTTCTCGGGGCCGGGCCGTTTCGCAACGTCGATCAGGAGGCGAGGGCCTCGGACGGCGGAGCCTGGGTGCTCAACGCGATCACGCCGTAGTCCCAGCCCTTGCGCCGGTAGACGACACTCGGGTGGTCGGTGCGGACGTCCACGAAGAGGAAGAAGTCGTGTCCGACCAGTTCCATCCGGTCGACGGCCTCCTCGACGGTCATCCACTCGGCGTCGAAGCTCTTCGTGCGGATGACGACGGGCGAGTACTCCTCCTCTTCCGTCTGCTGCACCGGCACGTTGCCGGTGGCGACGGCATGCAGGACATCCGCCGACGCCGGCTGGACGTCGATGCCCGTGAGAGCTCCGCTCTCCTTCTCGAAGTGAGCGCCGCGGGGGTGCTGTCGTCCATCGACCCGCTTCTCCTTCGCGCGACGCAGCTGCTCGGACATCTTGTCCACCGCGAGATCGAGAGCGACGAACTTGTCTCCATCGGTCGCTTCGGCTCGGACGACCGGTCCCTTCCCGATCAGCGTGAGCTCGACGGTCTCATCGGGCACATGACCGTTGCGATACACGCGATGGGTGACCTTCACATCCAGCCGCTGCGCGCGAGACGCGAGCATCTGGATCTTGGCGATCTTCTCTTCGACAACGGTTCGGAAGCGATCGGTGATACCCACTCCGACGCCAACGATGCTTGTTTCCATTGCTGCCTCCTTGTCCCGGTCCTCCCGGCCAAGGGCGGACCGTGGTCGCCTTGTGTCCCCCCACCGTAGTCCGCCCGTCGACGGATGTCACGAGCTGGTTCTCCTGTGTCTCCGGTGGGTTGTCGATGAGGTTCATGCGAATCCGCCACGAAGCGGCGTGGCGGCGAGCGCGACGGCCGCGACGACTCGGAACCCGGCCACCGTGAGGGCGCGCGCTGCCTCGTCGAATGTCGCCCCGGTCGTGATCACGTCGTCGACGATGACCGCCTCGGCTCCCTCCCCTCGGTGCCGTGCACGCATCGCTCCGCGGACGTTCGTCTGGCGTGCGCGAGCGCCCAGCCCGCGCTGATCCGGGCGCGCTCCCTCGACGGCGAGCACGGCCTGCGGATCCGCGTGCGCACGGCGGACCAGCAGGTCCGGGACACGGTAGCCCCGACGTCGGAAAGCGGCCCGGCTCGTCGGAACGGGCACGATCCACGTCGCCGATGTCACCAGCGGGCTGAGGACGCTCGCCAGCGCCGCACCGAGCGGGCGCGCGATGAGCGTGTCCCCCTCCCCCTTGAGCCGCCGGATGCAGCGCGCCGCCACCCCGTCGAACTCGAGGGCGGACCAGACGGGCAGCCCCGCCGGTGTCACCGACTCCTGCGCCCGCGGCGCCAAGGCACTCCGACAGCCTGGGCACAGCAGGAGGCCGGGCTCAGCGCAGCCCGCGCAGTTCGCGGCGAGCAGGAACGCGGCGACCTCGGCGCCGATCCGAAGGAGACGGGATTCTTCCTGCATCCGACGATTCTGCGACTCCTGGCATCGGTGACGCCGCCGAGCCGCCGGCCGTCCTGCACAAGCCTCGTGCGGGACTCTGCCGTGCAGGAAGGGTCATTCGCCTGCGCGGGTGGCGAGGACGGAGATCCCGGACGCGACTTCACGCCAGGCCGTCCCCGCATGTGCGAACAGCTGTCCGCCCGCACCGAGGATGCGCACTCCCGCGGTCGTCCGCGCACCGGCGGCGGAGATCGCATCGCCCGGAGCGGCCTCCGAGGTACCCGGCCCCCCGACCATCTGAGTGATGAGTTTCGGACTGCTCGGGTCCATCAGCACACCCAGCTGGTCGGGACCCAACCACACCAGGCCCGTCGCCGGCTCGGAGAGCTGGATCAGCTGCTTGGCATCGCTGAGCTCGATCGGAACACCCGCGGCGTCGCGGACGACGCCGGCCACGACCACCCAGTACTGCCTGCCGACCGTGATGACCGCGGCAACCCGACTGCCGTCCGCGGCGACCCGGAGGTCCGAGATCGCGGAAGCATTCGGCCAGGCGTTCGCCACCGTCTGCGGAACCACCTCAGCGTCCCAGGCGCGTAGGGCGGAAGGATCCCCTCGCGGCACCGACCAGGTGTACCCGTACGGGTCGAGTGAAGGATCGATGAGCCCGGTACGCGAATCCAGCTCGATGCGGCTGCCGTCGCGGACGAGGTAGACGTGACCGTCTCCGAGTCGCGCCGCGACCTGGGACTCGTCCGCCGCCACATCGAGGGAGAGGATGGGTTGAGCGATCGCGGCGATCTCGGTGCTGATGCCGGGGAGCGGCGAGATCTCATCTCCCACGATCTTGCCGAAGACCCCGTCCTTCAGGACGAGCGTGCCGATCTCGGTCGAAGGTTCGATCACGTCGACCACGCCGGCATCGAGGTCGCGGCCGTCCACGGTGAACTGCACGCGCGTGACTGCGACCCCCGCGGCCCTCAGCGTCGCCTGCAACTGGGTGCGCATCCGCGCGAGCGTCGTCTCGTCGAGCGCGACCGCAGGACGGGTGAGCGCGACTTCGGCCACCTGCCCGGTGATCGGAACCGCGTCCTGGGCCAGCTGGACGTCGGCGGGGAACGAGTTCTGCACGACGGGATCCAGCCAGGCGCTGGGCACACCGCCGATCAGTGCCCGCGTCACCGTCGTCGCCGGACTCTGGCGCCGAGGGAACCACCTCATGTCGGGGACGAGTCGCGACCAGCTGACGTCGAAATACTGCAGCGGGTAGGCGTCGTACACCTTGTCGAACCGCGGGTCGTCGATCACGACCCCGTCCAGCGCTTCCGTGATGCGCCATTCGCCGTCGTCCATCCGCTCGAGGGCGAACGGCATGGTCGAGGCACCGGGCGCATCCGCGTAGGCACCGGATTCGTCGACGCTCGCGACCAGGTCCAGCTCGACCTGCACCTCCGCCGAATCCGCCTCCTCGACCAGCTCTTCGGGGACCGTCGAGGTGAGCGTGCGGGATTCCGGGCCCGCGTCGACGGACACGCCGGACGCGGGTCGCCAGGTCCGCTGCAACGCCGGCGAAAGGAACTCGCGTGCTGTGGCCCAGTTGTCAGCCGTGGTGATGCCGGCCTCCAGGAAGCCCTCCACGATCCGCTCGGGGCCGGCCCCCTTGACCGGGCCCGAGGCGACCGGGAAGAAGTCGATGTCCTGCGACGATTCGCCGAGCTTGAGGCCGACCGTCACATCGCCGCTGGTCGGAAGCCCTGCACACGCCGGCAGCAGCAGCGCGGCGATCGCCAGCGCCGCGCCACGCAATCGTCTCTTCGATCGTGCGCGGATCATGGCCTCTCCCCCTCGTCGAACAGCTCGATGCGACTCTCGGCGAGCGAGATCGGCTGTGTCGCGTCGCCCAGTTCCGCCAACGGCTCCTGCGGCTCGACGGGAACCGGGCTCGGTCCGTCCAGCGTCCCCTCGTGCCGAGGAATGGTCAGCACGAAGTTCGTCCCGACCCCGAGTTCCGACCAGACCGCCAGCGTTCCGCCGTGCAGGGTGGCGTCGCCGAGAGCGATCGACAGCCCGAGCCCCGTGCCGCCGATGGTGCGCTGTCGCGACGGGTCCGCCCGCCAGAACCGGTCGAACACCCGCTCCGCGTCACCCGGCTCCATCCCGAGACCGAAGTCCCGGACGCCGGCGGCGACCGCGTGCTGGTTGCTGTCGACCGTGATGACGACCGGACGGCCCTCACCGTGCTCGATCGCGTTGCCGATCAGATTTCGCAGCACCCGGCGCACCCGGCGGGGGTCCATGTCCACGGGCGAGTAGCCGCCCGGCGCCACCAAGCGCAATTCGGTGCCGTGGCCATCCGCGAGCGGCCTCATCTGTTCGATGATGTCCTCGGCCAGGTGCGCGAGACTCGTGGCCTCGAGCTCGAGCTGCACCGATCCCGCGTCGTAGCGACTGATCTCGAGCAGATCCGAGAGCAGCGTCTCGAACCTCTGCACCTGCGCGTGCAACAGTTCCGCCGCGCGCGCCGTGGTCGGCTCGAACTCCGCACGCTGGTCGTTCAGCATGTCCGCGGCGAGTCGGATAGTGGTCAGCGGTGTACGCAACTCGTGCGAGACATCGGAGACGAAGCGCTGCTGCACCATCGACAGCTCGCCGAGTTCCTTGATCTGCGCCTCGATGCTGTCGGCCATGGCGTTGAACGAACGCCCGAGGACGGCCAGCTCGTCCTCGCCGTGCACATCGATCCGCACCCCCAGATCGCCCGCGGCGAGTCGCGCACTCGTCTCGGCGGCCTGGACGATCGGTGTCGACACGGCTCGCAGGACGATCCAGGAGATCGCCGCCACGATCGCCACGAGCCCGATTCCGGCGATCCAGAGCGTCCGTTGCACGAACAGGAGCGTCTGATCGGCATCGCCCAGGTCATAGGCGAAGTAGATCTCGAACGGCCCCGCTTCCGGGACCTGGAGCTGCTGCCCCACGACGATCCCGGGGACCACCCCGCCGTTCTCGACCGGGAGCGCGACGGACTGCCACTCCTGGCGGTCATCGAGCTCGACCACGCGCCTGCGCAGTTCCGGGCTCAACAGGCTTTCGTTCAGCCCGGCCTCGAACCCGTTCAACGGCGAGGTGTCGGCGCCCGTCTCGATCTTGTATCCCGCGAGCTGGTCGGTGCTCGACGTCCGCGCCAACGTGTCCCTGATGCCGTCCCAGAGAGTGCTGAGTGCAGCCGGGTCGTCGCCCACCTCGGCCACATCGAGGATCCGCTGCGCCTGGTCGACCGCCCGACGGGCGTCTTCGAGGGCGACGTTCTTCCGTGAGATGAAGAGGTCGTTCTGGATCGCGAGAGCCATCGTCACGCACGTGATGAAGATCGCCAACGAGGTCGCGAGCAGCGTGATCGAGAGGGTGCGGAACCGGAGGGACCGTCTCCACAGGAGACCGAACATCGTCGGCCAGCCTCGCCAGTCGCGCAGGACGGCGACCGTCGTCGTGGTCGCTGTCGTCGCAGCCATCGTGCTCCTAGCCCACGCTCCCGGCACGGTAGCCCACACCACGCACCGTCATCACGATCTTGGGGTTGTCCGGGTCGAGCTCGACCTTGGCGCGAAGGCGCTGCACGTGCACGTTCACGAGTCGCGTGTCGGCCTTGTAGTGGTATCCCCACACCTGTTCCAGGAGCATCTCCCGGGAGAAGACCTGCTGCGGCTTCGAGGCGAGAGCGACGAGCAGCTGGAACTCCAAAGGCGTGAGTGCGATCGGGTCCGTCCCTCGACGCACCTCATGCGCGTCCACGTCGACGGTGAGGTCACCGACCCGCAGCTGTTCGCTGGTGGCCTGCGGCGTCGGGCGGAGACGAGTACGGATCCGCGCCACGAGTTCCTTGGGGTTGAACGGCTTGACCATGTAATCGTCCGCGCCCACCTCGAGCCCACGGACGACGTCGGCGGTGTCGCTGCGTGCCGTGAGCATGATGATCGGCACCCCGGATTCGGCGCGGATGCGCGTGCAGATCTCGATCCCGTCCATCCCGGGGAGCATGAGGTCGAGCAGCACCAGATCGGGTCGCTGCGTGCGCCACTCCTCGACGGCTCGCGCTCCGTCCGCGCAGAAGACCGGCTCGAAACCCTCGGTGCGCAGCACGATTCCGATCATCTCGGCGAGTGCTGTGTCATCGTCGACCACGAGAATGCGTGAGGTCATAACTGTTACCTTATGGCACCCAGTCCCAGAGGCCCCAGGTCTGCGCACCACGTCGTGGATATGACACGATGGGACCGCACGATGGAGGGAGTGCCTTTTGAGTGGCCAGACATGGACGCCCGCCCCGAAGAAGGGGATCATCCCTCTTCATCCGCTGACCTTCGGAATGCTGCTAGGGAAGGCCTTCGCGGCGCTTCGGCACAACCCGAAGGTGCTGTTCGGGTTCGCCGTCGTCATCCAGCTCGTCGTCGTTCTCGTCACCGCGGGCGTGATGGGGGTCGTGTTCTTCACGACGTTCTCCCGGTTGGAGACGGTCTCCCCCTCGTCACCGGACTTCGAGGCGGTGCTGGCCGGGACGGTCGGGATCAACCTCATCGCCGGAATCGCCGTGGGCCTCGCGACGATCGCGTTCACCGCGGTCATGCAGGGCGTCGTCGCCGCCGAGATCGGCTACGCAGCCGTCGGCGTGAAGGCCACGCTCCGGATGCTCTGGCGCAGGATGGCGCCGTCGTTCTGGCGGCTCGCCGGCTTCGCGTCGCTGACGGTGGCCGCGGTCTTCGGGCTCTTCGCGATCGTCGCGGCGATCATCGCCGCGTTCGTGGCGGGTGGCCTGGGTGGCAGTGCCGAGCTCATCGGGGTCGTCGTGCTCACGGTGATCCTCATCGCGCTGGCCGCCATCCCGCTGTTCGTGTGGCTGACGACGAAGCTGCTGCTGGTGCCGTCGATCCTCGTCCTCGAACGCGCACGCTTCCGCGACGCACTCGTCCGGTCCTGGCGCCTCACCCGAGGCCGCTTCTGGGTCGCCTTCGGGGTCGTGTTCCTCATCAACCTCATCATGGGTGTGGCGATGCAGGTCGTGAGCATCCCCGCGACGCTGCTGAGCACGCTCCTCACTCCCGTGATCGCGCCCACCGGCGCCGTGGAACCTGCGGCCGTCGTCGGTTTCGTCCTCGCGATCCTCGCGCCGCAGATCCTGATCCTCGTGATCCAGGCGATCGCGGCGGTGGTCCAGAGCACCGGTGCCGCACTCATCTACGTCGACTGCCGGATGCGGTACGAGGGCCTGGATCAGACACTCCTCGCGTATGTGGAACGCCGGGACCTCGGCTGGACGGATGAGCAGCAGGGTGACCCGTTCCGCGTGGACCCCGCCCGTGCCGTCAGCTCCGCACCACCGCCCCGACAGGTTCCCGAGCACGTGCAGATGACCCAGGGCTACGCCTCTGCTCCGTACGGCACCGCACCGGGTGCTCCCTCCTCCCCCTACCCGGCAGCACAGCCCTACCCAGCAGCACAGCCCTACCCGGCAGCACAGCCCTACCCGGCAGCACAGCCCTACCCGGGACAGCCTTCACCCCCGCCCCCGGCGCAGCCCTCCGCACCACAGGTGGCGACACCATCGCCGGGGAGCACGGGATCGATGGGGACCGCGCCGACGGGGTTCCCGCCCCCGCCTCCGCCCGCACCGCCCGCACCGCCCGCACCGACCGCACCGACCGCACCGCGGGAGACCGGGTGGGCTGCGCCCGGCGGCGATGACACGGCATGATCCGACCGTTCGACGACCTGTTCGTCCCCGACGGCGACGAGGCGCGACGCTGGGCCGAGGAGGAACTCTCCAACCCGCGCTATGCCGACGCGAAGCCGACGTGGTTCGACCTCTTCGCCCGTGACGTGGGCCGTTTCCTCGCCGATCTGTTCAACGCCGACAACAGTGCGAATGTGGGGCCGGCCGCCCTCAT
Above is a window of Microbacterium aurugineum DNA encoding:
- a CDS encoding pyridoxal phosphate-dependent aminotransferase, giving the protein MTPTRNFDQSSKLKNVLYEIRGNALVEAARLEAEGHKILKLNTGNPAIFGFDAPHQIVHDMLAAMPTAHGYSDSKGIISARRAVVSRYEQIEGFPRFDPDDVYLGNGVSELITMTMQALLDEGDEVLIPAPDYPLWTAMTSLAGGTPVHYLCDEDDEWQPDLEDIRSKITPRTKALVIINPNNPTGVVYSREILEGLVQIAREHQLLLLSDEIYDRILFDDAVHIPTATLAPDLLCLTFNGLSKTYRVAGYRSGWMVITGPQGHAKGFLEGITLLASTRLCPNVPAQHAVQAALSGVQSIEALIAPTGRLREQRDIAWEGLESIPGVSCVKPQGALYAFPRLDPNVHEIRDDARLVYDLLVSEHILLVQGTGFNWPTPDHLRLVTLPEPRVLSEAVERLGNFLSSYRQ
- the secA gene encoding preprotein translocase subunit SecA gives rise to the protein MANPLEKLLRAGEGRVIRRLNQVVKAVGALEEDISKLTDDELRNETTELRARYEKGETLDQLMPEAFAAVREAAKRTLGMRAYDVQIMGGAALHLGNIAEMKTGEGKTLVATLPAYLNAIAGKGVHVITVNDFLASYQAELMGRVFRALGMTTGIIVSGQTPAIRREQYAADITYGTNNEFGFDYLRDNMAWRKEDLVQREHFFAIVDEVDSILIDEARTPLIISGPSSGEANRWFAEFAKIARTLEVGEDYEVDEKKRTVGVLEPGIEKVEDYLGIDNLYESANTPLISFLNNSIKALALFKKDTDYVVMNDEVMIVDEHTGRILVGRRYNEGIHQAIEAKEGVPVKAENQTLATVTLQNYFRLYDKLAGMTGTAETEAAEFMSTYKLGVIPIPTNRPMIRKDQSDLVYKNETAKFAQVVEDIAERHAEGQPVLVGTVSVEKSEYLSRLLAKKGIKHEVLNAKNHAREAEIVARAGRLGAVTVATNMAGRGTDIMLGGNAEFLAVQDLKAKGLDPVETPEEYETAWDETYEAMKSVVAEEAEKVIEAGGLYVLGTERHESRRIDNQLRGRSGRQGDPGESRFYLSLTDDLMRLFQSGAAEAILARTNFPDDVPIESGLVSRAIRSAQSQVESRNAEMRKNVLKYDDVLNRQREAIYADRRHILQGDDIADRVQHFIEDAIAGVVRDHTGEGHNESWDFDALWTELKTLYPVGVTIDEVVSEAAGRKGGITAEGLTRELLSDAKIAYEAREESLGEAATRELERRVVLQVLDRRWRDHLYEMDYLKDGIGLRAMAQRDPLIEYQREGYAMFQSMMGQIKEESVGYLYNLEVEVRRAADSDTTEVEAKGLAAGGGEQRLEYSAANDAGEVEVRNDRGQVQQAATDRVRQAAVRAQAPQTEPEEAPRGAFGQRTDGDAPAAGNREQRRAQSKKKK
- a CDS encoding PadR family transcriptional regulator, with translation MSVRQSMLAILAQGPCYGYQLRHEFDRRTGSVWPLNVGQIYNTLERLEQDGLVQRGHTDEQGHVYWRITRAGEAEVARWLASPLARAKGARDELAIKLAVAATLPGVDAAATIHAQRAASLEHLETLRQVRRTKRGEDGPQGLAWSLVVDSMIFSAEAEVRWLDHAAERLTGHPQHAMALELTEERPKRGRPAKSGAAITDAEITGAEITETAPAA
- a CDS encoding coiled-coil domain-containing protein, which encodes MAGFWGKRKREQEELAARDADLARRAEQALVGADERIRTTADELSFAEAELGEGLTADLRTALAAVRTHLREAFQLHQLNHDEIPDTDEELRTRNARILQLCDWAQDLLDEKTSELAESVSTVRRAPEIIARVRAEAEALSARIPQTNEAVARLSARYADSAMHQITASAAEAEQLISFATHSADVSERRRTAKQNEEANVALETATEATRRASALLDAVEDFEIEALRAESTLAEVVADSRNDLIAARNAPAVPAVASAVADLQAALSALTPSGQPNDPFAELSRLRDANSALDDAIAKARHRAENPLPSIAQVQHAIDDADRQLGVARGLIAGHRGWIGADARTRLAEAERLRVDLSDLLPAEETREAALVQARRVAHLASEALQLAQRDIDSSRPQDEGWGGGGWGGGGGRRGGGGDLASGILGGLVIGSLLDGIFD
- the hpf gene encoding ribosome hibernation-promoting factor, HPF/YfiA family, encoding METSIVGVGVGITDRFRTVVEEKIAKIQMLASRAQRLDVKVTHRVYRNGHVPDETVELTLIGKGPVVRAEATDGDKFVALDLAVDKMSEQLRRAKEKRVDGRQHPRGAHFEKESGALTGIDVQPASADVLHAVATGNVPVQQTEEEEYSPVVIRTKSFDAEWMTVEEAVDRMELVGHDFFLFVDVRTDHPSVVYRRKGWDYGVIALSTQAPPSEALAS
- a CDS encoding ComF family protein, whose translation is MQEESRLLRIGAEVAAFLLAANCAGCAEPGLLLCPGCRSALAPRAQESVTPAGLPVWSALEFDGVAARCIRRLKGEGDTLIARPLGAALASVLSPLVTSATWIVPVPTSRAAFRRRGYRVPDLLVRRAHADPQAVLAVEGARPDQRGLGARARQTNVRGAMRARHRGEGAEAVIVDDVITTGATFDEAARALTVAGFRVVAAVALAATPLRGGFA